In the Paenibacillus pabuli genome, one interval contains:
- a CDS encoding response regulator transcription factor: MYKVMLVDDERVILEGISQVVDWAAAGTELVDTARNGIEALDKIGHSRPDIIITDISMPGLDGLGLIEKASEAYPGLRFIMLSGYKEFEYARRAMQYGVKHYLLKPCNENQIHDALSELLQEQQDAQVKEHVAGEMKQRLQRVLPHVKEQFLLEFMTNRTYGPVDLEYYQELFDLKLEANQVRLLLFHISDEHDYSHLFAIKNIASDLLPYVLLSTTIEGKLLILLEDSADSADLRERIEEVRAAFTRLYKLQVTAALSEADHMVQSRRLYREAQQCLNHRFFIGEGKLITKNDVAIAGECEGVHAEQDAEQLCQLIKSGNSEEASAEVDRLFERLSGQQLDIEVTRSYVVQLYSAMIHVCPPEEATEFTQRMAELPHMDTLSELKSFVANSTANLTSGYYKNHISRQSSAVEKMMDIVDKHYGEADLSLNGVAHQMLYMNPDYLGKIFKKVTGENFSNYVNRLRIERACEHIRRGGDVKVFELAELFGFGGNSQYFSQVFKKWTGMTPTEYRRSGI, translated from the coding sequence ATGTACAAAGTGATGCTCGTAGATGACGAACGTGTGATTTTGGAGGGAATCTCCCAAGTGGTGGACTGGGCAGCAGCCGGTACAGAACTGGTGGACACCGCCAGAAATGGGATTGAGGCATTGGACAAAATCGGTCATTCCAGACCTGATATTATCATCACGGATATATCCATGCCGGGTTTGGACGGACTGGGGCTTATAGAAAAGGCATCTGAAGCTTACCCTGGACTTCGGTTTATCATGCTGTCCGGCTACAAAGAGTTTGAATATGCCCGCCGGGCCATGCAATACGGTGTAAAGCATTACTTGCTAAAGCCCTGCAATGAAAATCAGATTCATGATGCCCTGTCGGAATTGCTTCAGGAGCAGCAGGATGCACAAGTGAAAGAGCATGTGGCTGGGGAGATGAAGCAGCGACTGCAGCGAGTGCTTCCCCATGTAAAAGAACAATTTTTGCTCGAGTTCATGACCAATCGTACGTATGGACCGGTCGATTTGGAGTATTATCAGGAACTGTTCGATCTGAAACTCGAAGCCAATCAAGTTCGCCTGTTATTGTTCCACATCTCGGACGAACATGACTACAGCCATTTATTTGCCATCAAGAACATTGCCAGCGATCTGCTGCCATATGTCCTATTAAGTACTACCATTGAAGGCAAGCTGCTGATTCTGCTGGAGGATTCGGCGGATTCCGCAGACTTAAGGGAGCGAATTGAGGAAGTGAGAGCAGCTTTTACCAGGCTCTATAAATTACAAGTGACGGCTGCACTTAGCGAAGCGGACCACATGGTCCAGTCACGGCGTCTGTATCGTGAGGCGCAACAATGTCTGAACCATCGCTTTTTCATCGGAGAAGGCAAATTAATCACGAAGAATGACGTGGCCATTGCCGGGGAATGTGAAGGCGTCCATGCCGAGCAGGATGCCGAACAATTGTGCCAACTGATTAAGTCGGGTAATAGCGAGGAGGCCAGTGCCGAAGTTGACCGTCTGTTTGAGCGCTTATCCGGACAGCAGCTTGATATTGAGGTAACCCGATCCTATGTCGTTCAGCTCTATTCGGCCATGATTCATGTTTGTCCGCCTGAAGAGGCAACAGAGTTTACTCAGCGGATGGCAGAGCTTCCCCACATGGATACTTTGTCTGAACTGAAGTCATTCGTCGCCAACAGTACGGCCAATCTGACCTCCGGTTATTATAAAAATCATATAAGCCGCCAGTCTTCCGCCGTGGAGAAGATGATGGATATTGTAGATAAACACTATGGCGAAGCTGATCTTTCACTGAACGGTGTTGCCCATCAGATGTTATATATGAATCCGGATTACCTGGGCAAAATTTTTAAAAAAGTGACAGGAGAAAACTTCTCCAACTACGTGAATCGCCTGCGCATTGAGCGTGCATGTGAGCACATTCGCCGGGGCGGGGATGTAAAGGTATTCGAGCTTGCAGAACTGTTTGGTTTCGGAGGCAATTCGCAATATTTCAGTCAGGTGTTCAAAAAGTGGACCGGGATGACACCGACAGAGTACCGAAGATCCGGCATATAA
- a CDS encoding cache domain-containing sensor histidine kinase: MRKIKNAFTSLPIHHKTILLIGFLMLISFTFYVSVLGYVFKIYDRQIYEKSSQVLNMSSVGIENQLREIANLSFKVMSDEPLQQYLLQLDKAESGYEKNGLLKKITNRLVAYAGSEKYVYSMIFIDNDNNVMAAGNREGISESMQAELVALGQQYSGSNAWYTSGDQQARLISVRQVKSFTGGAFTLEKLGTLIIRVRLDRIVQDQMQHPAEDSQLLITDGREVIYPTQSSVSDSELESELKRTQPYGIAMFEQGRNFVARAHSSYTDWVYLYMTPFDQMFKQIQFVKQLVTVIFFMILLVALVFGAKLSRSITQPIAQLIKKMRNIEKGDLDKLEEAALGSVPVSSQNEVGLLHRTFKMMLQRIRELIDENYAKQLVIRETELKALQAQINPHFLYNTLESINWLAKVQKQRQISEMVEALGFLLRSSVNMSEKWITLERELDIVRSYVTIQRTRFEERLNFDMDIAPEVGNARLPKLTLQPLVENAIHYALEPSIDPCKIRIRARAEDDKIIIEVEDDGPGMTPEFLVQLQEGRIQTRGQGIGLSNIQERIRLTFGDEGSMIMSSNPGAGTVVSIRIPWIREDDDDVQSDARR; the protein is encoded by the coding sequence ATGAGAAAAATTAAGAACGCTTTCACATCGCTGCCGATCCATCACAAAACCATTCTTCTCATCGGATTTTTGATGCTGATCAGTTTCACGTTTTATGTATCTGTCCTGGGATATGTGTTCAAAATCTATGATCGCCAAATCTATGAAAAGTCGTCCCAGGTACTGAACATGTCTTCCGTGGGCATTGAGAATCAACTGCGCGAAATTGCCAATCTTTCCTTCAAGGTCATGTCGGATGAACCGCTCCAGCAGTATCTCTTGCAGTTGGATAAGGCGGAATCGGGATACGAGAAAAACGGCCTGCTCAAAAAAATAACCAACAGGCTTGTTGCATACGCAGGGTCAGAGAAGTACGTCTATTCCATGATTTTTATCGATAATGATAATAACGTTATGGCTGCGGGGAACCGGGAGGGAATATCGGAGTCCATGCAGGCGGAACTGGTTGCACTTGGACAGCAATATTCAGGATCCAATGCATGGTATACGAGCGGAGATCAGCAAGCGAGGCTCATATCCGTAAGGCAGGTCAAGTCTTTCACGGGTGGAGCCTTCACCTTGGAGAAGCTGGGAACACTGATTATCCGTGTACGGCTGGATCGCATTGTTCAGGATCAGATGCAGCATCCCGCAGAGGACTCACAGCTTCTGATTACCGATGGACGTGAAGTCATCTATCCCACCCAATCGTCAGTTAGTGATTCCGAGTTGGAATCGGAATTGAAGCGTACCCAGCCTTACGGGATTGCGATGTTCGAACAGGGAAGGAATTTTGTCGCCCGTGCGCATTCATCCTATACGGATTGGGTGTACCTTTACATGACGCCGTTTGACCAGATGTTCAAGCAGATTCAATTTGTCAAACAATTAGTGACTGTCATTTTCTTTATGATTTTGCTGGTCGCACTTGTGTTTGGTGCCAAGCTGTCCCGCAGTATTACACAGCCGATCGCCCAGTTGATCAAGAAGATGCGCAATATTGAAAAGGGGGATCTGGATAAGTTGGAGGAGGCGGCTCTGGGCAGTGTTCCGGTATCTTCCCAAAACGAAGTTGGGCTTCTGCATCGCACATTCAAGATGATGCTGCAGCGAATCAGGGAACTGATTGACGAGAATTATGCGAAGCAGCTGGTCATTCGAGAAACGGAATTGAAAGCGCTTCAGGCACAAATTAATCCGCATTTCCTCTATAACACGCTGGAGTCCATTAACTGGCTGGCCAAAGTGCAGAAGCAGCGGCAAATTTCCGAAATGGTCGAGGCACTCGGCTTCTTGCTGCGCAGTTCAGTAAATATGTCCGAGAAGTGGATCACGCTGGAGAGGGAGCTGGATATCGTCCGCAGTTATGTGACCATTCAGCGCACACGATTTGAGGAAAGGCTTAATTTTGATATGGATATTGCTCCTGAGGTGGGGAATGCACGCCTTCCAAAGCTAACGTTACAGCCTTTGGTGGAGAATGCCATTCACTATGCACTCGAACCAAGTATAGACCCGTGTAAAATTCGGATTCGAGCCAGAGCAGAAGATGACAAGATTATCATTGAAGTAGAGGATGACGGACCGGGCATGACCCCTGAGTTTCTGGTGCAGCTGCAGGAAGGACGAATTCAGACGAGAGGACAAGGCATAGGTTTATCCAACATCCAGGAACGGATCAGACTGACCTTCGGTGATGAGGGCAGCATGATCATGAGCAGCAATCCCGGTGCCGGGACCGTAGTATCGATCAGAATACCTTGGATCAGAGAGGACGATGACGATGTACAAAGTGATGCTCGTAGATGA
- a CDS encoding stalk domain-containing protein, giving the protein MKRTRTWNNTSAALTACMLAGMMLFASTAQPAQAADNSTSTLPAGTTSAAASSKKDAAAVTKEFRIVTLGDSITVGYEPNAKGLPYGYVERLQEQGLLHGRTQVDNYGIAGLKSIGLKNFTSAINEGKTLTSDAIQPSLPDPRAGQMGANIAAIRESVAGADLIAITIGGNDVSELLGTANNLSDSELEAKVKELLETYTVNVNEVINNIYAMNPEAKIVIADQYQPMPEVAGKALYVKLMEASKGFTATIDGIASQFTAQGMDVKVAHVAKEFVGGEGTMTHMIKDRDFHPNQFGYEAIAKVFAETIWGDYTKLTAPAAGEPMNIIVSGKTLNTPYKPIIRSGKNFVAIQDIVNAVGATTVWDNKTSTATITYGDRKVAVKIGASAVQVNGASVVIDTPAFLNKVGKESKTYVPLAMVAEGLGFDVQYVAKLKTVFVNP; this is encoded by the coding sequence ATGAAGCGTACACGTACATGGAACAACACGTCGGCAGCATTGACAGCATGCATGTTGGCGGGAATGATGCTGTTTGCATCAACGGCACAGCCAGCACAAGCCGCCGATAACAGCACCAGCACATTACCTGCTGGTACAACCTCGGCAGCTGCCTCTTCAAAAAAGGATGCTGCAGCCGTAACGAAGGAATTCCGGATTGTCACCTTGGGAGATTCCATCACGGTAGGATACGAGCCAAATGCAAAGGGCTTGCCTTATGGTTATGTAGAGCGCTTGCAGGAGCAAGGTTTGCTCCACGGCCGTACTCAGGTGGATAACTACGGTATTGCCGGATTGAAGAGTATTGGCTTGAAGAATTTTACCTCTGCAATAAACGAGGGCAAAACTCTGACTTCTGACGCGATCCAGCCAAGTCTGCCAGATCCAAGAGCAGGACAGATGGGGGCCAATATTGCTGCAATCCGTGAAAGCGTAGCGGGTGCTGATCTCATCGCGATTACCATTGGGGGCAATGATGTATCGGAACTGCTTGGTACAGCCAATAACCTAAGTGATTCGGAATTGGAAGCCAAGGTAAAGGAACTGCTGGAAACGTATACTGTAAATGTTAACGAAGTGATTAATAATATTTACGCAATGAATCCCGAAGCCAAGATTGTCATTGCCGACCAGTACCAGCCTATGCCTGAAGTAGCGGGTAAAGCATTGTATGTCAAACTCATGGAAGCATCAAAGGGTTTTACGGCGACGATTGACGGCATTGCATCCCAATTCACCGCTCAGGGTATGGATGTAAAAGTGGCACATGTAGCCAAGGAGTTTGTCGGCGGCGAGGGAACCATGACACATATGATCAAGGATCGCGATTTTCACCCGAACCAGTTTGGTTACGAAGCCATCGCCAAGGTTTTTGCAGAAACGATCTGGGGCGATTATACAAAACTGACCGCGCCTGCAGCAGGTGAACCGATGAACATCATCGTTAGCGGCAAAACGCTGAACACACCGTATAAACCAATCATCCGTAGTGGGAAAAACTTTGTGGCCATTCAGGATATCGTGAATGCTGTAGGTGCTACCACCGTCTGGGACAATAAAACCTCAACGGCAACCATTACATACGGAGACCGTAAAGTAGCCGTGAAGATCGGTGCCAGTGCGGTTCAGGTTAATGGAGCATCCGTTGTAATTGATACACCAGCGTTCCTGAACAAGGTGGGCAAAGAGTCCAAAACGTATGTACCACTGGCCATGGTAGCCGAAGGTCTCGGCTTTGATGTGCAGTATGTAGCGAAGTTGAAAACAGTATTCGTTAATCCATAA
- a CDS encoding inositol monophosphatase family protein → MNEKEKTPYVVTSKSYTAVAINAASKAGEWIKSRLGTIGEPGTKYSPQDLVTEVDKGAEQMIRRLILTHFPDHVILGEEGVEPGPEASAKALKEAQEEEFLWIVDPVDGTTNFVHGFPFYSVSIALAHHGEVIVGVIYDPSRDELFVAEKGKGAYVHGNRMAVSDEQGLGQSLVAVGFPADTTYALPVNMAAVQALAPQVRSLRAGGSAALHLAYVAAGRLSAYTEVGLKPWDIAAGALLVEESGGKVTDTIGTPYQLSVSHVVATNGKIHDVLTDVLKEAKATGLE, encoded by the coding sequence TTGAATGAGAAGGAAAAAACACCTTATGTCGTGACAAGCAAAAGCTATACTGCCGTTGCCATTAATGCGGCGTCCAAGGCGGGTGAATGGATCAAGAGCCGTCTCGGTACCATAGGAGAACCCGGAACTAAATATTCTCCGCAGGATCTTGTAACCGAAGTGGATAAAGGAGCGGAGCAGATGATCCGCCGCCTGATTTTAACCCACTTTCCCGACCATGTCATTCTTGGTGAAGAGGGTGTTGAACCGGGACCGGAAGCTTCTGCGAAAGCACTGAAAGAGGCACAGGAAGAGGAATTCCTCTGGATCGTGGACCCAGTGGACGGAACAACGAATTTTGTCCACGGATTTCCATTTTATTCGGTTTCCATCGCCTTGGCTCATCATGGTGAAGTCATTGTAGGGGTCATTTACGATCCTTCCAGAGACGAACTGTTTGTAGCTGAAAAAGGAAAAGGAGCTTACGTCCACGGAAACCGGATGGCTGTGTCGGATGAACAGGGGCTGGGTCAGAGCCTGGTTGCAGTGGGCTTCCCGGCAGATACAACCTATGCCCTGCCAGTCAATATGGCGGCTGTACAGGCCCTTGCACCGCAAGTACGAAGCCTGCGTGCAGGTGGGTCGGCAGCCTTGCATTTGGCGTATGTTGCTGCGGGTCGCCTCAGTGCATACACCGAAGTAGGACTGAAACCGTGGGATATTGCGGCAGGGGCACTGCTCGTTGAGGAATCCGGCGGCAAGGTAACCGATACAATCGGTACACCTTATCAGTTGTCGGTCAGTCATGTGGTTGCCACGAACGGCAAAATTCATGATGTCTTGACAGATGTACTCAAGGAAGCCAAAGCAACCGGCCTGGAGTGA
- the uvsE gene encoding UV DNA damage repair endonuclease UvsE — translation MLVRFGYVAMSVLVENASPSRTMTMASFKKIDDRDAAIRKLERIAAENLHNTLRLLRHNKGSHIHVYRFSSKLIPLATHEDLMDWDPFPALQSDFAAIGDFVKENGMRVSFHPDHFTVLSTPREEVLRNSMRDLRHHVRMLDAMGLNATAKNNIHIGGAYGDKPSAALRFEENFLKLDRDIQERMTLENDDKTFNVPETLAVCLHLGLPMVLDIHHQWVNNEGEQPWDLWPDIWKTWQSPLAQADSPADRPLPPKIHVSSPKSEKDIRGHADGVEVEPLLSFLRHIAADTPELDVMIEAKRKDEALVQLMQKLAFYHEEGVEWVDESTVIIHP, via the coding sequence ATGCTTGTACGTTTTGGTTATGTGGCGATGTCTGTGCTGGTAGAGAATGCGTCTCCTTCCCGCACGATGACCATGGCCAGCTTCAAGAAAATCGATGACAGGGATGCAGCCATTCGCAAGCTGGAACGGATTGCAGCCGAGAATTTGCATAATACGTTACGTTTGCTCAGACATAACAAGGGCAGCCATATTCATGTATACCGCTTCTCCTCCAAATTGATTCCACTGGCAACCCATGAGGATCTGATGGATTGGGATCCATTCCCGGCACTCCAGTCTGATTTTGCTGCTATTGGTGATTTTGTGAAGGAGAATGGAATGCGCGTATCCTTCCATCCGGATCATTTTACCGTCCTAAGCACCCCGCGGGAGGAAGTGCTCCGGAATTCTATGCGTGACCTTCGTCATCATGTTCGGATGCTGGATGCCATGGGTCTGAATGCCACTGCCAAGAACAATATACATATTGGTGGTGCATACGGGGACAAGCCTAGTGCAGCGCTGCGCTTTGAGGAAAATTTTCTGAAGCTTGATCGGGATATCCAGGAACGAATGACACTCGAAAATGATGATAAAACATTCAACGTACCCGAAACGCTGGCCGTATGTCTGCATTTGGGACTGCCGATGGTGCTGGATATTCATCATCAGTGGGTCAATAATGAAGGCGAACAGCCATGGGATTTGTGGCCTGACATATGGAAGACGTGGCAGTCCCCGCTGGCACAGGCAGATTCCCCTGCAGATCGGCCATTGCCGCCGAAAATTCACGTCTCGAGCCCGAAGAGCGAGAAGGATATCCGTGGGCATGCGGATGGCGTTGAGGTGGAGCCGCTGCTATCCTTTTTGCGCCATATCGCTGCAGATACGCCGGAACTTGATGTCATGATTGAGGCTAAGCGCAAGGATGAAGCACTGGTGCAGCTCATGCAGAAGCTGGCATTTTACCACGAAGAAGGCGTGGAATGGGTGGACGAGTCTACCGTCATTATCCATCCCTAG
- a CDS encoding D-alanine--D-alanine ligase — protein sequence MSMDKLTVGVVYGGKSGEHEVSLQTAFAVTNAFDYEKYELVPFYISKQGTWKKGAVMHAPFAQIEDLKLEQAAGGTQEALNALFARLYGGEDALDVMFPLLHGTFGEDGTIQGMFEMADMPYVGAGVLASAGGMDKVVMKKLFAQAGIDQCAFTYFNATQWKQTEHDMILQVEEQLGYPCFIKPANLGSSVGISKARNRDELKTAVEFALRYDTKVVIEEFVEAREVEVSVLGNDEPMASVPGEIVSSGEYYDYAAKYIDGQSQMLIPAPLDPEAADRIREAALQAFRAIEGNGISRADFFIRKSDGALLINEVNTMPGFTPYSMYPLLWRETGVSYAELLDRMIELALERYNRKQALNYENGVQA from the coding sequence ATGAGTATGGATAAATTAACAGTTGGCGTCGTTTACGGCGGAAAATCAGGGGAACACGAAGTATCGCTGCAAACGGCGTTTGCTGTAACGAACGCTTTTGATTATGAGAAATATGAACTGGTTCCTTTCTATATCTCCAAGCAGGGGACATGGAAAAAGGGAGCTGTGATGCACGCGCCATTCGCGCAGATCGAGGACCTGAAGCTGGAGCAGGCAGCGGGCGGAACCCAGGAAGCGCTGAACGCCCTGTTTGCACGTTTGTATGGTGGAGAAGATGCACTGGACGTCATGTTCCCGCTGCTGCACGGTACGTTTGGTGAGGATGGTACGATCCAGGGGATGTTCGAGATGGCGGATATGCCTTATGTGGGTGCAGGTGTACTGGCTTCGGCAGGCGGTATGGACAAAGTGGTTATGAAAAAGCTGTTTGCACAGGCTGGAATCGACCAATGTGCCTTTACTTATTTTAATGCGACCCAGTGGAAGCAGACCGAGCACGACATGATCCTGCAAGTGGAGGAACAGCTGGGCTACCCATGTTTCATCAAACCGGCGAACCTCGGCTCCAGCGTAGGGATTTCCAAAGCACGTAATCGGGATGAACTGAAGACGGCCGTCGAATTTGCACTGCGGTACGATACGAAGGTTGTCATTGAGGAGTTTGTTGAGGCGCGTGAAGTAGAAGTGAGCGTACTTGGTAATGATGAGCCGATGGCTTCGGTGCCAGGAGAAATCGTATCCTCTGGTGAATATTATGACTATGCAGCTAAATATATTGATGGCCAATCACAGATGCTGATTCCCGCTCCGCTGGATCCTGAAGCCGCTGATCGTATCCGTGAGGCAGCCTTGCAGGCATTCCGTGCGATTGAAGGCAACGGTATTTCCCGGGCTGACTTCTTCATTCGCAAATCGGATGGGGCATTGCTTATTAATGAAGTAAACACAATGCCTGGCTTTACGCCGTATAGCATGTATCCATTGCTGTGGCGCGAGACAGGGGTATCGTATGCGGAACTGCTGGATCGCATGATTGAGCTGGCTTTGGAGCGTTATAACCGCAAGCAAGCACTGAACTACGAGAACGGCGTGCAGGCTTAA
- a CDS encoding amidase domain-containing protein, which yields MEREWKSALYTYVNQYNRCEIDYRPQTSERIVTDPEFVLERGERMARLDDWYRKRRAVPLRSETSAKLVRTVTEGPEESVVDVQLYSRLFYEKSGITHREDRIERERLTFLRQGGSWMIGRVEREVPERRPAGEGRPFQQADFVQANNRPLLNREVLGQGRSSRQQLYRRDLAVAYADRWWNAGNPAFEEFEVDCTNYVSQCLFAGGAPIHYTGRREAGWWYKGYVNSTEMWSYSWAVSNSLERYLGSSSWGLTATEVDRPEQLMLGDVILYDWDGDGRFQHSTVVTAFDAGGMPLVNAHTVSSRHRYWDYRDSYAWTERTVYRLFHIADEF from the coding sequence TTGGAACGGGAATGGAAGAGTGCCTTATACACCTATGTGAACCAGTACAACCGCTGCGAAATCGACTATCGTCCACAGACGAGCGAGCGGATCGTCACCGATCCGGAATTTGTGCTGGAGCGGGGAGAGCGTATGGCCAGACTGGACGACTGGTATCGTAAACGGCGTGCAGTGCCTCTTCGCAGCGAGACCAGTGCCAAGCTTGTGCGTACGGTTACGGAAGGTCCGGAAGAATCGGTCGTGGATGTTCAACTGTACAGCAGGCTTTTCTATGAGAAGAGCGGAATCACCCACCGGGAGGATCGGATTGAGCGGGAACGGTTGACCTTTTTGCGGCAGGGCGGATCCTGGATGATTGGACGGGTAGAGAGAGAAGTGCCGGAGCGGCGTCCGGCAGGGGAGGGAAGACCCTTTCAGCAAGCCGATTTTGTACAGGCGAATAATCGGCCGCTGCTGAACAGGGAAGTGCTTGGCCAGGGAAGGAGTTCAAGGCAGCAATTATACCGGAGAGACCTGGCTGTCGCTTATGCAGATCGATGGTGGAATGCAGGAAACCCGGCATTTGAGGAATTCGAGGTAGACTGCACCAATTACGTCTCCCAATGTCTCTTTGCAGGGGGAGCACCCATCCACTATACTGGTAGAAGAGAAGCGGGCTGGTGGTACAAAGGCTATGTGAACAGCACCGAAATGTGGAGCTACAGCTGGGCCGTATCCAACAGTCTGGAGCGGTATCTGGGGAGCAGCAGCTGGGGTCTGACAGCAACTGAAGTCGATCGTCCGGAGCAACTCATGCTCGGAGATGTCATTCTCTACGATTGGGACGGAGACGGCAGGTTCCAGCATAGTACCGTTGTGACTGCCTTTGATGCGGGAGGCATGCCGCTTGTCAATGCACATACAGTCAGCAGTCGCCACCGCTACTGGGATTACCGGGATTCTTACGCTTGGACAGAGCGGACGGTGTACCGGCTTTTTCATATTGCAGATGAGTTCTAA